In Geobacter anodireducens, a genomic segment contains:
- a CDS encoding AP endonuclease — translation MSDRIHAHVPYPMLADNLAAVTARGVNPEVHFSGEALDSLVPEKLIAVANTLNTTGLRSTIHAPFVDLNPGSAERLIREATRHRLNQVIDAAAILTPDVIVFHPGYDRWRYGESQDIWLAHSIETWGWVLERTEPIGCTVAVENIFEEEPSTLKALLEEIDHPRFRHCFDVGHWNLFHTVGMEEWFDAMGRFVAEAHIHDNFGTRDDHLPLGEGTIDFDIFFSLMARHAPQAVWTIEAHCPATLDRALVAIERYRK, via the coding sequence ATGTCCGATCGTATCCATGCCCATGTCCCCTACCCGATGCTGGCCGACAATCTCGCGGCCGTCACCGCCCGTGGGGTCAATCCCGAAGTCCATTTTTCGGGTGAGGCCCTGGACTCCCTTGTCCCTGAAAAGCTGATAGCCGTTGCCAATACCCTGAACACCACAGGATTGCGTTCCACCATTCATGCGCCGTTCGTGGACCTGAACCCCGGCTCGGCCGAACGCCTCATCCGCGAGGCTACCCGCCACCGGCTCAACCAGGTGATCGATGCCGCGGCGATCCTCACGCCCGACGTGATCGTCTTCCACCCGGGGTACGACCGCTGGCGCTACGGCGAGAGCCAGGATATCTGGCTCGCCCACAGCATTGAGACGTGGGGGTGGGTGCTGGAGCGGACCGAACCCATCGGCTGCACCGTGGCGGTGGAGAACATTTTCGAGGAGGAGCCCTCAACCCTGAAGGCCCTGCTGGAAGAGATCGACCATCCCCGCTTCCGCCACTGTTTCGACGTGGGACACTGGAATCTCTTTCACACGGTGGGGATGGAGGAATGGTTCGATGCCATGGGGCGCTTCGTGGCGGAGGCGCACATCCACGACAATTTCGGCACCCGCGATGACCATCTGCCGCTGGGTGAAGGGACCATCGACTTCGACATCTTCTTTTCCCTCATGGCCCGGCACGCCCCCCAGGCCGTCTGGACCATCGAGGCCCACTGCCCGGCAACCCTGGACAGGGCGCTCGTTGCCATCGAGCGATACCGGAAATGA
- a CDS encoding glutamine--tRNA ligase (catalyzes a two-step reaction, first charging a glutamine molecule by linking its carboxyl group to the alpha-phosphate of ATP, followed by transfer of the aminoacyl-adenylate to its tRNA) produces MSTTEPAHVTNFLRTIVEDDLKSGKHRTIVTRFPPEPNGYLHIGHAKSICLNFGLARDFGGRCHLRFDDTNPVKEETEYIESIKESVRWLGFEWGEHCYYASDYFEQLYQWAEYLIMQGKAYVDDLTADEIRSYRGTLTEPGKESPYRSRTAEENLDLFRRMRAGEFPDGAKVLRARIDMASPNINLRDPVMYRILHAPHPHAGDKWCIYPMYDYAHGQSDAIEGITHSVCTLEFEDHKPLYEWFLDNLPVPTRPRQYEFARLNLTYAVMSKRKLLQLVKDGDVTGWDDPRMPTIMGIRRRGFTPGAIRNFCDTIGVGRSDSWIDMSILEESVRQDLNERAPRVMAVLRPLRLVIENYPEGAAEDLTIAYHPQRPDLGGRPVPFGRELFIERDDFMEVPPKGFKRLSPGEEIRLRGAYIVKCTGVERDGEGNVTTVRCTYDPETRSGLPGSERKVKGVIHWVSATHAVTAEVRLYDRLFTVPNPSGDDWKELLNPLSVEIVRDCRLEPSLALARPEDRFQFERQGYFCADRVDSQPGAPVFNRTVTLRDSWAKK; encoded by the coding sequence ATGTCGACCACTGAACCAGCCCACGTCACCAACTTCCTGCGAACCATCGTCGAGGATGATCTCAAGAGCGGCAAGCACCGGACCATTGTCACCCGTTTCCCCCCCGAGCCCAATGGCTATCTCCACATCGGCCACGCCAAATCAATCTGCCTCAACTTCGGGCTGGCGCGGGATTTCGGGGGACGCTGCCATCTCCGCTTCGACGACACCAACCCGGTGAAAGAGGAGACCGAGTACATCGAGTCGATCAAGGAGAGCGTCCGGTGGCTCGGCTTCGAGTGGGGGGAGCACTGCTATTACGCCTCCGACTACTTCGAGCAACTCTACCAGTGGGCCGAATACCTCATCATGCAGGGCAAGGCCTACGTGGACGACTTGACGGCCGATGAGATCCGCTCCTACCGCGGCACCCTCACCGAGCCGGGCAAGGAGAGTCCCTACCGCAGCCGCACTGCGGAGGAAAACCTGGATCTGTTCCGCCGGATGCGGGCCGGGGAGTTTCCCGATGGAGCAAAGGTGCTGCGGGCCAGGATCGACATGGCCTCGCCCAACATCAACCTGCGGGATCCGGTCATGTACCGGATTCTCCATGCCCCGCACCCCCATGCCGGCGACAAGTGGTGTATCTACCCCATGTATGACTACGCCCATGGCCAGTCGGACGCCATCGAAGGGATCACCCACTCCGTCTGCACCCTGGAGTTCGAAGATCATAAGCCGCTTTACGAGTGGTTTCTGGATAACCTGCCGGTACCGACCCGGCCGCGTCAGTACGAGTTCGCCCGCCTGAACCTCACCTATGCGGTCATGAGCAAGCGCAAGCTGCTCCAGTTGGTGAAGGACGGCGACGTGACCGGCTGGGACGACCCACGCATGCCGACCATCATGGGCATCCGCCGCCGGGGCTTCACCCCCGGGGCGATCCGGAATTTCTGCGACACCATCGGCGTGGGACGCAGCGATAGCTGGATCGACATGAGCATTCTGGAAGAGAGCGTGCGCCAGGATCTGAACGAACGCGCCCCCCGGGTCATGGCGGTCTTGCGGCCCCTTCGGCTGGTGATCGAAAACTATCCCGAGGGGGCGGCGGAGGATCTCACCATTGCCTATCACCCCCAGCGTCCCGACCTGGGCGGCCGGCCGGTCCCCTTTGGACGGGAGCTTTTCATCGAGCGCGACGATTTCATGGAGGTCCCTCCCAAGGGGTTCAAGCGTCTTTCGCCGGGCGAAGAAATCCGCCTGCGGGGCGCGTACATCGTGAAATGCACCGGGGTGGAGCGTGATGGCGAGGGGAACGTGACCACGGTACGCTGCACCTATGATCCGGAGACCCGCAGCGGCCTTCCCGGTTCGGAGCGCAAGGTCAAGGGGGTCATTCACTGGGTCTCGGCGACCCATGCCGTGACTGCCGAGGTCAGGCTTTACGATCGGCTCTTCACCGTTCCCAACCCCTCGGGCGACGACTGGAAGGAGCTTCTCAATCCCCTGTCGGTGGAAATCGTTCGGGATTGCCGGCTGGAGCCCTCCCTGGCTCTGGCCCGGCCCGAGGATCGCTTCCAGTTCGAGCGTCAGGGATACTTCTGCGCTGACCGCGTCGATTCGCAGCCCGGCGCGCCGGTCTTCAACCGGACCGTGACGCTGCGGGATTCGTGGGCCAAGAAGTAA
- a CDS encoding hydrogenase expression protein HypE, which yields MGKMRENPRYNVISMRISDEERDRLQAIMEATHKSVSDIMREAMELFSVQLEQSQSTDQKAA from the coding sequence ATGGGAAAAATGAGAGAAAATCCGCGGTACAACGTTATCTCCATGAGGATCAGCGACGAAGAGCGTGATCGTCTGCAGGCGATCATGGAAGCCACCCACAAGAGCGTATCGGACATCATGAGGGAAGCCATGGAGCTCTTCTCTGTCCAGCTCGAGCAATCTCAATCTACAGACCAGAAGGCCGCCTGA
- a CDS encoding L-seryl-tRNA(Sec) selenium transferase, translating into MTLFSRIPKVDRILEQDEVKRLLAGHPRPTVLAAIRMVLDALRAEARAGSLREEDLEDGPVAARVGREVARSTACSLRRVVNGTGVVIHTNLGRSPLAERVRQRVDDTAYGYSNLEFDLERGERGSRYSHVEKLLCELTGAEAALVVNNNAAAVLLALSALAGGKEVIVSRGELVEIGGSFRIPDVMQQGGAVLREVGTTNRTHPRDYRQAVTSETGLLLKVHSSNFAVVGFTAEVTAPEMVAIGRELGLPVMADIGSGCLIDLSRFGIRGEPTVQEFVSAGVDVVTFSGDKLLGGPQAGIIVGRKAHVDPLKKHPLLRAIRIDKLTLAALEGTLRLYRDERQALAEIPTLRMLTASAEELRLRARQFMRRLRRGIPSSVRLASLDGVSQVGGGAYPLLELPTTLIAVDVDGVSPQEMEARLRRMAVPVIGRINRGRFLLDARTLLDDDAPAVVSALRELAG; encoded by the coding sequence GTGACCCTCTTTAGCCGCATTCCCAAGGTTGACCGCATCCTTGAGCAGGACGAAGTCAAGCGATTGCTGGCAGGCCATCCCCGCCCCACGGTTCTCGCCGCCATCCGCATGGTGCTCGATGCCCTGCGCGCCGAGGCCCGCGCAGGATCCTTGCGGGAGGAAGACCTGGAAGACGGTCCGGTTGCGGCCCGGGTCGGCCGGGAAGTGGCCCGCAGCACGGCATGCAGCCTTCGCCGGGTGGTGAATGGCACCGGCGTCGTCATTCACACGAACCTGGGGCGTTCTCCCCTGGCGGAGCGGGTGCGGCAGCGTGTCGACGACACCGCCTACGGCTACTCCAACCTGGAATTCGATCTGGAGCGGGGCGAGAGGGGGAGCCGCTACTCCCATGTGGAGAAGCTTCTTTGTGAACTGACCGGCGCAGAGGCCGCGCTCGTGGTCAACAACAACGCAGCGGCGGTTCTGCTGGCCCTGTCCGCCCTGGCCGGCGGAAAAGAGGTCATTGTCTCCCGGGGAGAACTGGTGGAGATCGGCGGGTCGTTCCGCATCCCGGACGTCATGCAGCAGGGCGGGGCCGTTCTCCGCGAGGTGGGAACCACCAACCGGACCCATCCCCGCGATTACCGCCAAGCGGTGACATCCGAAACGGGGCTTTTGCTCAAGGTTCACTCCAGCAATTTCGCGGTGGTCGGCTTTACCGCAGAGGTGACGGCCCCGGAGATGGTCGCCATCGGCCGCGAATTGGGCCTGCCGGTCATGGCCGACATCGGCAGCGGTTGTCTCATCGATCTCTCCCGCTTCGGCATCCGGGGGGAGCCCACGGTGCAGGAATTCGTCTCCGCCGGGGTGGATGTGGTCACCTTCAGCGGCGACAAACTCCTGGGCGGGCCCCAGGCGGGAATCATCGTGGGGCGCAAGGCGCATGTGGATCCCTTGAAAAAGCATCCCCTGCTCCGGGCTATCCGTATCGACAAGCTGACCCTGGCGGCCCTCGAGGGAACCCTGCGCCTCTACCGGGATGAACGCCAGGCCCTGGCGGAGATTCCAACCCTGCGGATGTTGACCGCCTCGGCCGAGGAACTACGGCTGCGTGCCCGGCAATTCATGCGTCGTTTGCGCCGCGGCATTCCCTCTTCCGTACGGCTTGCTTCCCTTGACGGTGTTTCCCAGGTGGGAGGTGGTGCCTATCCCCTGCTGGAGTTGCCCACGACACTCATCGCCGTTGACGTGGACGGGGTGTCTCCCCAGGAGATGGAGGCGCGGCTCCGGCGCATGGCCGTGCCGGTGATCGGACGCATCAACCGGGGACGCTTCCTGCTCGATGCGCGGACCCTCCTGGACGACGATGCCCCGGCGGTTGTCTCCGCCCTGCGGGAGCTGGCCGGCTGA
- a CDS encoding GntR family transcriptional regulator, whose amino-acid sequence MKKPMEKHLTLREKILETIRDAIMTGALKPGEKVAEPDLAERFGISRTPIREAFRQLESEGYLTVIPRKGAVVTFFSPRDVEEFYAIKSILEGYAARRACEKLTDKEIEKLRTINERLRHLANEGDVRHFFRIHNDFHELFLRAADNEKLSELVTNLVRKFQRLRYASLSLPGRMHISVKEHERIIEAFQFRNADMAETLVRKNAEYGGRVLMQETDGAPPLKPAEQAAALQLDI is encoded by the coding sequence ATGAAAAAACCGATGGAGAAGCACCTCACCCTCAGGGAAAAGATCCTCGAAACCATTCGCGATGCCATCATGACCGGCGCCCTCAAGCCGGGCGAAAAGGTAGCAGAGCCCGACCTCGCCGAACGATTCGGCATCAGCCGCACACCGATCCGGGAGGCGTTCCGCCAGTTGGAATCGGAGGGATATCTGACCGTGATTCCGCGCAAGGGCGCGGTTGTCACGTTCTTCTCTCCCCGGGACGTGGAGGAGTTTTACGCCATCAAGAGTATTCTTGAGGGGTACGCTGCCCGGCGCGCCTGCGAAAAACTCACGGACAAGGAAATCGAAAAACTCCGGACCATCAACGAAAGGCTGCGTCACCTGGCGAATGAGGGTGACGTGCGGCACTTTTTCCGGATTCACAACGATTTTCACGAGTTGTTCCTCCGGGCCGCCGACAACGAGAAACTCTCGGAGCTCGTCACCAACCTTGTCCGGAAGTTCCAGCGGCTCCGCTATGCCTCCCTCAGCCTGCCCGGCCGAATGCATATTTCCGTGAAGGAGCACGAACGGATCATTGAGGCATTCCAGTTCCGCAATGCCGACATGGCCGAAACCCTTGTCCGCAAGAACGCAGAGTACGGCGGCCGGGTCCTCATGCAGGAAACCGATGGCGCGCCTCCCCTCAAGCCCGCCGAACAGGCCGCAGCCCTGCAACTCGATATCTAG
- the cysS gene encoding cysteine--tRNA ligase (catalyzes a two-step reaction; charges a cysteine by linking its carboxyl group to the alpha-phosphate of ATP then transfers the aminoacyl-adenylate to its tRNA), whose protein sequence is MALRVYNTLSGTKEDFVTLEPGRVKMYVCGVTVYDHCHIGHARANVVFDMIYRYLRHAGYEVTYVRNYTDVDDKIINRANKEGVPFNVISERFIAEFDRDMAALGLDLPTYQPKATEHIAEMIQVIERLVAKGFAYAADGDVYFSVEAFDQYLKLSKRNLEEMQAGARIEVGEKKRHPMDFALWKGSKPGEPCWDSPWGQGRPGWHIECSAMSMKYLGETFDIHGGGKDLVFPHHENEIAQSEAANGKPFARYWIHNGFVNINAEKMSKSLGNFFTIKEVLESYDPEVLRFFLLSAHYRSPIDFSDQNLKEAAAGLERIYNALAGIDEAVAAGGTGTGRIDEELAEKTAGLPARFREAMDDDFNTAQALGYVFDLVRTVNRVLAEGESGRVALAGAREAIDRVGAVLGLFSSEPGAFVERLKSRKAAALPIEAAEIERLIDERNAARKARDFRRADEIRDTLADQGILLLDSAQGTTWKVK, encoded by the coding sequence ATGGCATTGCGCGTCTACAACACGCTTTCGGGCACAAAGGAAGATTTCGTCACGCTTGAGCCGGGCCGGGTGAAGATGTACGTCTGCGGCGTCACGGTCTATGACCACTGCCACATCGGTCACGCCCGGGCCAACGTGGTCTTCGACATGATCTACCGCTACCTCCGCCACGCAGGCTACGAGGTGACCTATGTCCGCAACTATACCGACGTGGACGACAAGATCATCAATCGGGCCAACAAGGAGGGGGTGCCGTTCAACGTCATCTCCGAGCGTTTCATTGCCGAGTTCGACCGGGATATGGCGGCTCTGGGGCTCGATCTGCCGACCTATCAGCCCAAGGCCACCGAGCACATCGCCGAGATGATCCAGGTCATCGAGCGTTTGGTGGCAAAGGGTTTTGCCTATGCCGCCGACGGAGACGTCTACTTCAGCGTTGAGGCCTTTGACCAGTACCTGAAGCTCTCCAAGCGCAACCTTGAGGAAATGCAGGCCGGCGCACGCATCGAGGTGGGAGAGAAAAAACGCCATCCCATGGACTTTGCCCTCTGGAAAGGGTCAAAGCCGGGCGAGCCCTGCTGGGATTCCCCCTGGGGCCAGGGGCGTCCCGGCTGGCACATCGAGTGCTCCGCCATGAGCATGAAATATCTGGGCGAAACCTTCGATATTCACGGCGGCGGCAAGGATCTGGTATTTCCCCACCACGAAAACGAGATTGCCCAGTCCGAGGCGGCCAATGGCAAGCCCTTTGCCCGCTACTGGATCCATAACGGCTTCGTGAACATCAATGCCGAGAAGATGAGCAAGTCCCTCGGCAATTTCTTCACCATCAAGGAGGTGCTGGAGAGCTATGACCCCGAGGTGCTCCGGTTCTTCCTCCTGTCGGCCCACTACCGTTCCCCCATTGATTTTTCGGATCAGAACCTGAAGGAGGCCGCGGCGGGGCTGGAGCGGATCTACAATGCCCTGGCCGGCATCGACGAGGCCGTGGCCGCGGGCGGCACGGGCACGGGCCGGATCGACGAGGAACTGGCCGAAAAGACGGCCGGGCTTCCGGCCCGCTTCCGTGAGGCAATGGACGACGATTTCAATACGGCCCAGGCGTTGGGCTATGTCTTTGATCTGGTGCGGACGGTCAACCGGGTGCTTGCAGAGGGTGAGAGCGGCCGGGTCGCACTGGCCGGCGCGCGGGAGGCAATCGATCGGGTGGGGGCGGTGCTTGGCCTGTTCTCGTCGGAGCCGGGCGCATTCGTGGAGCGGCTCAAAAGTCGCAAGGCAGCGGCTCTGCCCATCGAGGCCGCCGAGATCGAGCGTCTGATCGATGAGCGGAACGCGGCCCGCAAGGCCCGGGATTTCCGCCGTGCCGACGAGATTCGCGATACCCTGGCGGACCAGGGGATTCTGCTTCTGGACTCGGCCCAGGGAACAACCTGGAAGGTGAAATAG
- a CDS encoding 2-C-methyl-D-erythritol 4-phosphate cytidylyltransferase, translating into MAVFALVPAAGMGKRMGASINKQYLLLAGKPILAHTLSVFEGTSFVDGIFVITPEDEIPFCREQVVERYGFAKVRGIVAGGAERQHSVLNGLRAMEGVAADDDVVLIHDGVRPFVSADVLARAAAVAREDDGALVAVPAKDTVKTVEDGIITGTPPRETLWLAQTPQAFRYAVIRAAHEIADAERFLGTDDAMLVERLGRSVRIVVGDYRNIKITTPEDMVLAEAFLKEIAA; encoded by the coding sequence ATGGCCGTTTTCGCCCTGGTCCCGGCCGCCGGCATGGGTAAGCGGATGGGGGCCTCCATCAACAAGCAGTACCTCCTCCTTGCGGGGAAGCCGATTCTCGCCCATACCCTGAGCGTTTTCGAGGGGACGTCCTTTGTTGACGGCATATTTGTCATCACTCCCGAGGACGAGATTCCCTTCTGCCGTGAACAGGTAGTCGAACGCTACGGTTTCGCCAAGGTTCGCGGCATTGTTGCCGGCGGTGCGGAGCGCCAGCACTCGGTCCTGAACGGGCTGCGGGCCATGGAGGGGGTTGCGGCGGATGACGACGTGGTCCTTATCCATGATGGGGTCCGCCCCTTTGTCAGTGCGGACGTGCTGGCCCGGGCCGCCGCCGTGGCCCGGGAGGACGACGGAGCCCTCGTGGCCGTGCCGGCCAAGGACACGGTGAAGACGGTCGAAGACGGTATCATCACCGGCACCCCCCCCCGGGAGACCCTTTGGCTCGCCCAGACGCCCCAGGCGTTCCGCTACGCCGTCATCCGCGCGGCTCACGAAATTGCCGATGCGGAACGCTTTCTCGGCACCGACGATGCCATGCTCGTGGAGCGCCTGGGCCGTAGCGTGAGGATCGTCGTGGGAGATTACCGCAATATCAAGATCACGACGCCCGAGGACATGGTCCTGGCCGAGGCGTTTCTGAAGGAGATCGCGGCGTGA
- a CDS encoding sigma-54-dependent Fis family transcriptional regulator produces the protein MEPIITDKEKCRKCYCCVRSCPVKAIKVEKRYTEIIFDRCIGCGNCLSNCPQRAKMVADKVGVTESLLTSEDEVIAVLGSSFPAFFHNVAPGKLVAGLKRIGFRQVHEGAYGAELIAGDYARITGDNDRTHISSHCPAIVDLIERHYPKLLRNLVPVVSPMIAMGRYLKGVLGPKAKVVYISSCIAAKFETQMTETRGAIDIVLTYRELEGIFRSRQISLPTLEALPFDGLTPTVGRLFPINGGTFRSFSMPSNPLDTEVVSACGEVNVMGIIKDMAAGRIAPRFADLRFCYDGCIGGPGRNSDLTEFYRRNLIINHYKQDIPHETAPHHLSPREQAGLTRTFASKHARLESPKGNDVRKILQATSKYSVKDELNCRACGYRTCREYAAAVYQGLAEIEMCLPYNLQQLEEDRGRLIQKYELARRELDREYTDEFIVGNDRKTLEVLDLIKQVGPTPTTVLIRGESGTGKELTARAIHRFSKRNDKPLVTLNCTTITDSLLESELFGHKRGAFTGAIAEKKGLFEAADGGTIFLDEIGDITPKLQAELLRVLDTGEVRPVGGTAARKVDVRLIAATNRNLEEGVREGWFREDLYYRLNVFTITMPPLRNRVESIPILAHHFMEKASTKLNKRLSAIEERAVIALTTYPWPGNIREMQNVIERAAVLAHDDVIHLENLPLALSENLEGSPTADLDMRSSFRAERERHVVKLEKKLIQRYLAEANGNVSRAARLANIPRRTFYRLLDKYRLKEKDVRDMPREDRP, from the coding sequence ATGGAGCCGATCATTACCGACAAGGAAAAGTGCCGCAAGTGCTACTGCTGCGTCAGGAGCTGCCCGGTCAAGGCGATCAAGGTTGAAAAGCGCTACACCGAGATCATCTTCGACCGCTGCATCGGTTGCGGCAACTGCCTGAGCAACTGCCCCCAACGCGCAAAGATGGTGGCCGACAAGGTGGGCGTCACCGAGAGCCTCCTCACCTCGGAAGACGAGGTGATAGCCGTGCTCGGCTCATCATTTCCGGCCTTTTTTCACAACGTTGCACCTGGCAAACTGGTGGCCGGCCTCAAGCGGATCGGCTTCCGCCAAGTCCACGAAGGGGCCTACGGCGCTGAACTGATTGCCGGGGACTATGCCCGCATCACCGGCGACAACGACCGGACCCACATTTCGTCCCACTGCCCGGCCATCGTCGACCTGATCGAACGACACTACCCGAAACTGCTCAGGAACCTGGTGCCCGTCGTTTCGCCCATGATTGCCATGGGGCGCTATCTCAAGGGAGTTCTTGGCCCCAAGGCCAAGGTGGTCTATATCAGTTCCTGCATTGCCGCAAAGTTTGAAACCCAGATGACGGAAACGCGGGGAGCCATAGACATTGTGCTCACCTATCGCGAGCTGGAGGGCATTTTCCGCAGCCGGCAGATTTCCCTCCCGACCCTTGAGGCGCTTCCCTTTGACGGGCTCACACCTACGGTGGGCAGGCTTTTCCCCATCAACGGGGGGACGTTCCGGTCGTTCTCCATGCCGTCGAACCCCCTGGACACCGAGGTAGTTTCCGCCTGTGGCGAGGTGAACGTCATGGGCATCATCAAGGACATGGCTGCCGGCAGGATCGCCCCCCGCTTTGCCGACCTGCGCTTCTGCTATGACGGGTGCATCGGCGGCCCCGGCCGCAACAGCGATCTGACCGAGTTCTACCGCCGCAACCTGATCATCAACCACTACAAGCAGGATATCCCCCACGAGACAGCCCCCCACCACCTCTCCCCCCGCGAGCAGGCCGGCCTGACCCGCACGTTTGCCAGCAAGCACGCGCGCCTGGAGTCGCCGAAGGGGAACGACGTCCGCAAGATTCTCCAGGCCACCAGCAAGTATTCGGTCAAGGACGAACTCAATTGCCGCGCCTGCGGCTACCGCACCTGCCGCGAGTACGCCGCGGCGGTCTACCAGGGTCTGGCCGAGATCGAGATGTGCCTTCCCTACAACCTCCAGCAACTGGAAGAAGACCGGGGGCGCCTGATCCAGAAGTACGAGCTCGCCCGCCGGGAGCTCGACCGCGAGTACACCGACGAATTCATCGTCGGCAACGACCGCAAGACCCTGGAAGTCCTCGACCTCATCAAGCAGGTGGGGCCGACGCCGACAACGGTTCTGATCCGGGGCGAGTCGGGGACCGGCAAGGAACTCACCGCCCGGGCCATTCATCGTTTCAGCAAGCGCAACGACAAGCCGTTGGTGACCCTGAACTGCACCACCATCACCGACTCCCTTCTGGAGAGCGAGCTCTTCGGACACAAACGGGGGGCCTTCACCGGCGCCATCGCCGAGAAAAAGGGGCTGTTCGAGGCAGCCGACGGCGGCACCATCTTCCTGGACGAAATCGGCGATATTACGCCGAAGCTACAGGCGGAGCTGCTGCGGGTCCTCGATACGGGCGAGGTCCGCCCCGTGGGGGGCACGGCCGCACGCAAGGTGGACGTACGCCTCATCGCCGCAACCAATCGCAACCTCGAAGAAGGAGTGCGCGAGGGCTGGTTCCGCGAGGATCTGTATTATCGCCTCAACGTCTTTACCATCACCATGCCGCCCCTGCGCAACCGGGTGGAGTCGATTCCGATCCTGGCGCACCACTTCATGGAAAAGGCCAGCACCAAACTGAACAAGCGGCTCTCCGCCATCGAAGAGCGGGCCGTGATCGCCCTCACCACGTACCCCTGGCCCGGCAACATCCGCGAGATGCAGAACGTCATCGAGCGGGCCGCGGTCCTTGCCCACGACGATGTCATCCACTTGGAGAACCTCCCTCTGGCCCTTTCGGAAAACCTGGAAGGAAGCCCGACCGCCGACCTGGACATGCGGTCCTCCTTCCGGGCCGAGCGCGAAAGACATGTGGTCAAACTCGAGAAGAAGCTGATCCAACGCTACCTGGCCGAAGCCAACGGCAACGTGAGCCGCGCGGCGCGGCTCGCCAACATCCCCCGTCGCACTTTTTACCGACTGCTCGACAAGTATCGCCTCAAGGAAAAGGACGTGCGGGATATGCCACGGGAAGACAGACCATAG
- a CDS encoding 2-C-methyl-D-erythritol 2,4-cyclodiphosphate synthase: MRIGHGYDVHRLVMGRKLIVGGVDIPYDLGLLGHSDADVLLHAISDAILGALALGDIGKHFPDTDPRYKGADSRALLRHVMELADRHGFRLGNLDATIVAQRPKMASHIPLMREHIAADLMADPDRVNVKATTTEELGFAGRGEGIAAYAVVLMEEK, translated from the coding sequence ATGAGGATCGGCCACGGCTATGACGTTCACCGCCTGGTGATGGGACGAAAACTGATCGTCGGCGGCGTCGACATTCCCTACGACCTGGGCCTGCTGGGGCATTCGGATGCCGATGTGTTGCTCCACGCCATCTCAGACGCCATTCTCGGTGCCCTGGCCCTGGGAGATATCGGCAAGCATTTTCCCGACACCGATCCCCGGTACAAGGGCGCCGACAGCCGGGCACTGCTCCGCCACGTCATGGAACTGGCGGACCGGCACGGATTCCGCCTCGGCAACCTGGATGCCACCATCGTGGCCCAGCGCCCCAAGATGGCGTCCCATATCCCTCTCATGCGTGAACATATCGCCGCCGACCTGATGGCGGACCCCGATCGGGTGAACGTCAAGGCGACCACCACCGAAGAGCTTGGGTTCGCGGGGCGTGGCGAGGGGATCGCCGCCTACGCGGTGGTGCTCATGGAAGAGAAATAG